A window from Apteryx mantelli isolate bAptMan1 chromosome 15, bAptMan1.hap1, whole genome shotgun sequence encodes these proteins:
- the SLC27A2 gene encoding long-chain fatty acid transport protein 2 has translation MVPALCTALAGLLLLPLLLRCAWPYFFQDLRFALTMARVAGRVRRAGARRPARTLLDVFARRAARTPHKPLLLFGSEVSTYEQVERRSNQAARALRDAAGLRAGGCLALFMGNRPAYVWVWLGCAKLGCAMACLNCNIRATSLLRCFQTSAATVLLAAPELKESVEEILPFLKEENIKVYYLSRTSVTEGVESFLDKVDAASDEPTPLSWRSDITFKTPAMYIYTSGTTGLPKAAVINHERIMLACGLFDAGKVTSEDIVYTALPLYHSSALLVGVHGCIMKGATIVLRARFSASQFWDDCRKYNVTVIQYIGEVLRYLCSVPQRKNDQDHKVRLAIGNGIRTDVWREFIRRFGNISILEFYASTEGNISFVNYTGKIGAVGRVNYLQKKILRYELIKYDVEKDEPVRDENGYCIRVPKGQPGLLICRITKYAPFSGYAGAKHQTEKKQLRDVFQKGDLYFNSGDLLVIDNDDFIYFHDRTGDTFRWKGENVSTTEVADILGLIDYVQEVTVYGVSVPGYEGRTGMACIRLKENCEFDGENTYRHVHAHLPNYARPRFIRIKSTIELTATFKYRKVQLVEEGFNPAVIKDCLYILDEKENMYVQMTQDIYNSVKKHDFRL, from the exons ATGGTGCCGGCGCTGTGCACCGCGCTGGCggggctgctgctcctgccgcTCCTGCTGCGCTGCGCCTGGCCCTACTTCTTCCAGGACTTACGCTTCGCCCTCACCATGGCGCGGGTGGCGGGGAGGGTGCGGAGAGCCGGCGCCCGCCGGCCCGCCCGCACCCTGCTGGACGTCttcgcgcggcgggcggcgcggacgCCGCACAAGCCGCTGCTGCTCTTCGGCAGCGAGGTCTCCACCTACGAGCAGGTGGAGCGGCGGAGCAACcaggcggcgcgggcgctgcgcgacgccgcggggctgcgggcgggcggctgcTTGGCCCTCTTCATGGGCAACCGGCCCGCCTACGTCTGGGTCTGGCTGGGCTGCGCCAAGCTGGGCTGCGCCATGGCTTGCCTCAACTGCAACATCAGGGCGACGTCCCTGCTGCGCTGCTTCCAGACCAGCGCGGCCACGGTGCTGctggcggccccag AGTTGAAGGAATCTGTTGAAGAAATACTGCCATTCttgaaggaagaaaatattaaagTTTATTACCTAAGCAGGACATCTGTTACAGAAGGAGTTGAGAGCTTTCTTGATAAAGTAGATGCTGCTTCAGATGAGCCTACTCCGTTGTCTTGGAGATCAGATATAACCTTTAAAACTCCTGCCATGTACATTTATACCTCTGGTACTACAG GTCTTCCCAAGGCTGCAGTGATAAACCATGAACGAATAATGCTAGCTTGTGGTTTGTTTGATGCCGGCAAGGTTACCTCAGAAGATATTGTGTATACTGCTCTACCACTCTATCACAGCTCTGCCCTCCTTGTTGGAGTCCATGGATGCATCATGAAAG GTGCAACTATTGTTTTGCGTGCCAGATTTTCAGCAAGCCAGTTCTGGGATGACTGCAGGAAATACAACGTAACAGTGATACAATATATTGGGGAAGTGCTTCGGTATTTATGCAGTGTGCCACAG AGAAAAAATGATCAGGATCACAAAGTCAGACTTGCCATAGGAAATGGGATAAGGACTGATGTTTGGAGGGAATTTATCCGAAGATTTGGAAATATTAGTATTCTAGAGTTTTATGCTTCAACTGAGGGGAACATTTCCTTTGTTAATTACACTGGAAAAATTGGTGCAGTGGGAAGAGTGAACTACTTACAGAAG AAAATCTTACGCTATGAACTGATTAAATATGACGTAGAGAAAGATGAACCAGTCCGAGATGAGAATGGATACTGCATAAGAGTTCCCAAAG GTCAGCCAGGACTCCTGATCTGCAGAATCACCAAATATGCACCATTTAGTGGCTATGCAGGAGCAAAACACCAAACAGAGAAGAAGCAATTAAGAGATGTCTTCCAGAAAGGGGATTTATATTTTAATAGTGGTGACCTTTTAGTGATTGACAATGATGACTTCATTTATTTCCATGATAGAACTGGAGACACATTCCG GTGGAAAGGGGAAAACGTTTCTACAACTGAAGTTGCAGACATTTTAGGATTGATTGACTACGTTCAAGAAGTTACTGTATATGGAGTATCTGTTCCAG GTTATGAAGGCAGAACAGGAATGGCATGTATTCGACTGAAGGAAAACTGTGAATTTGATGGTGAAAATACTTACAGACATGTTCACGCTCACCTTCCGAACTATGCAAGACCTCGTTTTATAAGGATCAAG aGCACCATTGAACTCACAGCAACTTTTAAGTACCGTAAAGTACAACTAGTGGAGGAGGGTTTCAATCCAGCAGTCATCAAAGATTGCCTGTATATCctggatgaaaaagaaaatatgtatgtACAAATGACCCAGGACATTTATAACTCAGTAAAAAAACATGACTTCAGATTGTAA